The Gallus gallus isolate bGalGal1 chromosome 33, bGalGal1.mat.broiler.GRCg7b, whole genome shotgun sequence genomic sequence TTTACAGTTGTGTTTAAACAACaagttaaagcagcacttggcagTTGATATTGATCCAGGATGTCCCTGAATGAACTTTTCTCTGTCACTGTTGAGGACAAACGTCCTCCTAaacttccccaccccatttctactcccattggccccatgggaCTTGCATTACTtctcctcacatcactcttctcctctggagtcacccgctcactgttaaacctcctttgcaccaactcccactggctttcctcagagaaccagctCCATGTGGGCAATGAAAGAGTTATCTTTTTTGCcaataaacagaaggaaatgtgatgcaactgaatgaacagaaaaacacagtgatgaCCTGCATGCCTTGTCCAAGCTGCATCTAACGAGGTTTGTCTTTCACAAGGAATACTTGTACAAGAAAAGAGATACACAGGGATAGGAAGCAATTGATATAATCACAGTGAAGGAGTGGacaagagagtccatcagactttggagagatggagcagattccagtaatctccctgaaggtcacagatcagcCAGATAGTTGGGAGGTATTTGAACgaagaaagagcaagggatggggaaatgtggagagcagtgggaagagcgtGTGTCCAGatgcctgctgaaaacatggcCTTCGACATGGTCATTAATTTAGCAGACCTGGAGAcccctggaggatgagggacatgaaatacgcagcagggtagagcagcggTGGACGctgggcattagtcacagggcattggcactggcaccGCTGTCTGTGTCCCTGCACCTGAAGACATCTGTCGTGCAAACACAATTCTGGAAAGCACTGTCCATTCTGTAAAATGaattataattataaaaattacttaaaattgcCTCAAAGTCTGGTGTTacaacttaaaatgaaaaagaacttAGGAGTATTTCTGAAGTTGAGAAGTGCGTTAACACATTTTTGCTAATTTCCGTCTTTGTCTCTGaactttgcttcagttttattgACAAGAACATCTTTCAGCCTTACAGCTTCAACAAGAAAAGGAGATCCATTTGTGTCTTGCACAGAGCATGGAGTCCCCCCAGAACTTCCCTGTCCAGAACGTTCTGTGACAGCTCTCAGTCTTTGCACTGACAGAGTCACACTGTGGTTCTGATCTGTCTTCATGCTCTCAGACCTTGTTTTCGATGGTCACATGCAGCACAGGACGCTTCATGCTCTGGAAACATCTACTCTCTTCCCATCATCAATAGGCCATGAGGACATAGGATCAGAAGGTAACCCAGGCTGAAAGGGAACCTGGGGGATGTCTGCAGTCCAACCCGGGACAAAGAGGGACAGACCAAGTTGTTCAGCATTTGCTCctgatgcattttgaaaaccTCCATGGGCAAAGACTGCAGAGCCTCACTGGGTGACCTGACATTAGACATTTGGAACGCACTCCAACCATTCCTAGGATCATGGTGTGGGGCATGGAACAGGTGTGGAACAGGAATCACAAAGAAATAGTGGGTGACACATCCCTGGATATGTTGAAGATGCCGAGGGCCCCAGGCATCCAGATCTACCggctgacagccctgcccacaccaagggggttggaactggatggtctttaaggccatttccaacccaggcccttcaaggattctgtgattcctgtcacTCAGGATCCTGTTTGCTTAGGTATTCCCTGATCACGTCCTCTTTCACCAAGGGCACGTCTGCCTTGCAACAGCATTTCCCACCAgtctctggcacctaggattccaagaagcccaggTCCAACTAACCAAcagtgaggtcaggaaggaaaggaccaaggactcagagcaggagctcacatgcaggcaactcaCAGTACACACCTGATCTGATCCAGagaaatcccagctcctgtgggtccgTGGGGAGCTGAATCCAATTTGCACCCTAGGATTTCCATCGAGGAATGAGATGCCTGTACTGCTTCAGCTGAATCAGTGCCCTGCACAGGGGAAGTCCAtccctccctgtccttctctgtgtgccctttttGTTTCAGCAAACAGTCTCTGGTACGACTAACCATATGTCTGGAATTGGTCAGTGTCTTCTGGACATCTggtggttaatgcagcagatttcaaagtacagtcacgatgctgttgtctttcaggagctgttggccatggagacccagggacatctcaggggagatgagtggggaggaaaaaatgacatcctctgctgctgatctgggctgggctcctgggacacagggagctcctacaagtgggcagtgctgcagagagacagctgtgcccaggagcagctctacTGCACAGCACAACAGTGCTGGGGGTGTGATCTGCAGGTGGCATGAggatagaagagaaaggagtgtgagcaggctgtgagctcactggaggaaGATTGCTCACAACTCTGGACAAGGTAAGACTCTGGCTACAGGCAGTGCAGCCACATTTCCTGAGGGATCAATGAATTTGAAAACAACCCTGAGGAGATCAGGCTGAAGACACACTGTTGTTTGCTTATTGTGGAGAAATACCTCCTTCAACTGAGTGTTTCCatgctgcagtgtcagagcacagccctgagggctgtgtgtcccaggacggctgcaggctgtgcagtttgggtgcagccgggtgcccagggctgtggtgcagagcagggtccctgctgtgccccaggggctgtgtgccggggcagggactctgccgcctgccaggctcagcactcagcctgcccggggagctgcccagggcgctgcggggagacgtgtggggggaaggagccccccggcagggcagggcaggggccttctgctgccgcagctgctgcctggggcaggggacTCAAGCTACTCTGCACCATAGGGTGTTTCCAAGGGCACTTGCAAGTGGagagacaaggcagggattttccCTTCCCTACTCAttggaaaaaggagaggaggcaGAATTCTAAAAGTTTTGAAGGCATCTCTGAGATTCCTGAATTGCACTTTTTTCcatcacttgttttgtgaaCTGTCACGCAGAATGTGCGttcagcctctcctttctcaaaggaTGGAACCAGCTGAAATCATCATTGCTTTCTGCCACCATGAATAATGCACTTATCTTGCAAACAGGTAgctttctctaacagaaatTGAAGGGCCCAGAGTTTGCAGTTGGGGGCTTTACAATTAGTGAGGTTAAATAGAGGAGATATGGAAATAGCTGAAAACAACCTGGAAGATGGGATAAGAttagaaaaagagaggaaggttAAATCTCCATAAGCTTATTCTGCTTATGGAATGCAAACCTTCAAGAACTTAAATTCAAGTTATGCAGCTAAGTGAACATTGTCCTAAGAGAAAGAGTAACTTGTATAGTATAACAGGAGGAGTGTCTCTGAGAATGGTCTTGATTGTCATTATCTCCTGCaccctgaacaggactccatgcccaggaactgtaaatgcccaacagcagctccatcagcgagttcctcctcctggcgttggcagacacgcggcagctgcagctcctgcacttctggctcttgctgggcatctacctggctgccctcctgggcaacggcctcatcagcacagccgtagcctgcgaccaccgcctgcacacccccatgtacttcttcctcctcaacctcgccctcctcgacctgggctgcatctccaccactctccccaaagccatggccaatgccctctggcacaccaggcacatctcctacgcaggatgtgctgcacagctctttttctttctcttcttcctctcagcagaatattcccttctcaccatcatgtcctatgaccgctacgttgccatctgcaagcccctgcactacgggatcctgctgggcagcagagcttgtgccaccatggcagcagctgcctggggcactggggtcCTTAATTCcgtgctgcacactgccagtacattttccctgcctctgtgccaaggcaatgctgtggatcagttcttctgtgaaatcccccagatcctcaagctctcctgctcagaatccTATCTCAGAGAAACTTGGCTTCTTGGGGTTAGTGCTTCTTTAGCAtctgggtgttttgttttcattcttttctcctacgtgcagatcttcagggctgtgctgaggatgccctctgagcagggatggcacaaagccttctccacgtgcctccctcacctggccgtggtctccctgtttctcagcactggcaTTTTTGCCCAACTGAAGCCCTTCTCAAACTCCTCCCCATTCCTGGATCTGatggtgtcatttctgtattctgttctCCCTCCAACCCTGAACCCTAtaatctacagcatgaggaacaaggagATCAAGCATGCCCTCAGCAAAGTGTTGCAAAATGTGCACTATTCCAGCTTCAATAAAGTGCACATCTGCCTCACATGATTCTCAGTgattgttctgtattttttatgtatgtttgattttgtgtgtgtgtaagtgtGATACCATAATCTGTACAAATGTTGCAGTCCATTCcacttcttctttcccttccactttctgttttctcacacCAAGAGCTCATGTAAACATGGAACCAGGCTCCCTGAATAAGTTAAGAGATACttaaaaagctttcagattgtacttttcctttggtcttctctcttcctgcctcATCTGGATGTGGGGGGGGTACAGCCACGGACATTACATCTGATGTTTGGAAGGCATTTCTTACATTTCTTGATGTGAGGCACGGTACAggtgtggaacaggtagcccagagaagttgtggctgccccatccctgcagatgttCATGATGTCACGGGCCCCAGGCATCCAGATGTACCGGctgacagctctgcccacagcaagggagttggaactggatggaaCTGGTATTTatggtccttccaacccaatctgctcaaggattctgtgattcctgtcactcttccaactcaggatctTGTTTGATTAGGCATTCCCTGATCTACTCCTCTATCACCAAGGGCACATCAGCCTTGCACCAACGTTTCCCtcctgtctctggcacctaggattccaagaagcccagtCCAACTAATCAAcagtgaggtcaggaaggaaaggagtatcagagaCTTTTCTAtgtcctgtctcaccaggttccctgccccattctactgtggcccacattctccccagccttccttttgTAGCCTACATCTTTCTTACAGCATTCCCCACAGGTACCCAGCAGAGTACCTCTCCCCATTGGTTCCTCTATGGCTTGGGTAAGGAAACTGCCATATGTCCCCTCCAGGGATCTTCTGGATGGTgtatgccctgctgtgctgtccctgcagcagataCTAGAGTGGAAAAGGCCCAAAATGTGGA encodes the following:
- the LOC112530836 gene encoding olfactory receptor 14A16-like isoform X1; the protein is LLLALADTRQLQLLHFWLLLGIYLAALLGNGLISTAVACDHRLHTPMYFFLLNLALLDLGCISTTLPKAMANALWHTRHISYAGCAAQLFFFLFFLSAEYSLLTIMSYDRYVAICKPLHYGILLGSRACATMAAAAWGTGVLNSVLHTASTFSLPLCQGNAVDQFFCEIPQILKLSCSESYLRETWLLGVSASLASGCFVFILFSYVQIFRAVLRMPSEQGWHKAFSTCLPHLAVVSLFLSTGIFAQLKPFSNSSPFLDLMVSFLYSVLPPTLNPIIYSMRNKEIKHALSKVLQNVHYSSFNKVHICLT